Proteins encoded in a region of the Quercus lobata isolate SW786 chromosome 8, ValleyOak3.0 Primary Assembly, whole genome shotgun sequence genome:
- the LOC115956664 gene encoding uncharacterized protein LOC115956664: MKDMPWLIKVELELIAEPSINTTIGVRVTVISTIEPCWMDPIIDFLVEDRVSDDEKEANRVRRVAAQYWLSTDRKLYRRSFRGLYLLFLHPKKVNELLAELHDGVCGSHMGGCSLAHRAMTQGYWWKCEGREKGGIGD, translated from the coding sequence ATGAAGGATATGCCTTGGTTAATCAAGGTAGAGCTAGAGCTCATAGCGGAGCCGAGCATTAATACAACAATTGGTGTTAGAGTTACAGTGATTTCGACGATCGAGCCATGTTGGATGGACCCGATCATTGACTTCTTAGTCGAGGATCGAGTCTCAGATGATGAGAAGGAAGCTAATCGAGTTCGCCGAGTAGCTGCTCAGTACTGGTTGTCGACAGATCGCAAGCTATACCGGAGGTCATTTAGGGGGTTGTACCTTTTGTTTTTGCACCCTAAGAAAGTCAATGAACTCTTGGCCGAGCTACATGATGGGGTATGTGGCAGTCATATGGGGGGATGCTCATTAGCACACCGAGCAATGACTCAGGGGTATTGGTGGAAATgtgaagggagagagaaggGTGGCATAGGAGACTAA
- the LOC115956665 gene encoding uncharacterized protein LOC115956665, with protein MGGDSSRRNQNLYCTYHKDKGHIIEQRRVLKDHLGQLVKAGYLKEFVANTGNRDAGQGTQQRGNLLPPPLGVIEPPEKKLKVVRDPIAFNDDDLEGTIQPHDDALVVTAWIKGFIVKRVMVDQGSGTNVMYSDLFRGLRLKKEDLSKYDTPLVGFDGQVVILEGQISLPVNMKGKEVTVAFVVVVSFSPYTAILGRLWIHAIGVVPSTLHVKVKFHTEQGIAVVRGSQQAARQC; from the exons ATGGGGGGTGACTCGTCCCGTAGGAATCAGAATTTGTACTGTACCTATCACAAGGATAAGGGGCATATCATTGAGCAACGCCGGGTGTTAAAGGATCATCTTGGGCAATTGGTGAAGGCAGGATATCTGAAGGAGTTTGTGGCGAATACAGGGAATAGGGATGCTGGGCAAGGTACTCAGCAAAGAGGGAACCTGCTTCCGCCCCCATTAGGAGTGATCGAG CCACCCGAGAAGAAGCTAAAAGTTGTTCGGGATCCCATCGCTTTTAACGATGATGATTTAGAAGGAACGATTCAGCCGCACGATGATGCGTTGGTGGTGACAGCCTGGATAAAGGGTTTCATAGTAAAGAGGGTAATGGTGGACCAAGGAAGTGGGACCAATGTGATGTATTCAGATCTGTTCAGAGGGCTCAGACTGAAGAAGGAGGACCTCTCAAAATACGATACACCCCTAGTCGGGTTTGATGGTCAAGTGGTGATTCTCGAGGGGCAAATATCACTTCCCGTAAATATGAAAGGAAAGGAAGTGACAGTGGCTTTTGTAGTTGTCGTTTCATTTTCTCCTTATACGGCTATTCTGGGAAGGCTGTGGATCCATGCGATAGGGGTAGTTCCCTCCACCCTGCATGTGAAGGTTAAGTTCCATACCGAGCAGGGTATTGCTGTAGTAAGGGGAAGTCAGCAAGCGGCTAGGCAATGTTAG